A window of the Euwallacea similis isolate ESF13 chromosome 20, ESF131.1, whole genome shotgun sequence genome harbors these coding sequences:
- the LRR gene encoding F-actin-uncapping protein LRRC16A isoform X3 — protein MSTRSQLTKDLNESIKSSVGNKVKILFKNVVRLETKGDKTENRVLVFSPCRILLLTAKVPTKIDCHFHYLEIQALESKRGNHLSLTINDKVYSFLTGEDSSCSTEVDNMIAALNNAIRNIFPTVPLQHIIKKIEVIPSTRLQQLRDLEAIASSQREVGPCGGFSTQYACYCDYHGMTYREEVAWDIDNIYFSLNTRELNLKDFEYLDQKDLIPIINAMRYNTWFTKLRANQVKLSHDNFDKILHVLRKSLNLEELYLDNLGLKADFVNKLLSALKVNTVSALHTIDLSFNPIEDKGASYLSQCISKLNKGVVHINVSHCSLSSKGINHIASALCANTTNFNTLTYLNLSGNSLKDDINHLQSCFSQSNALQHIDISSTDVILENLFSALVKGCTTNLVHLNVSRNPFSSKKSKEAPISFKQFFSSTLNLKYLNISHCKLPQEALKNLLLGLACNEFTKEMSLDISNNGLGSHGAHVLESCVHGVRCISSLDISDNNMDSDLCNVVLAISKNKSLKHLNMGRSMKKHMSLIMDSVVQVIQDDECILQSLIIPDCRLRGDLFNLLNALGDNKSLELLDISGNLIGDSGARLLAKALQINGKLKTIILDRNNITLQGYNDLAYALESNQTLQYIPFPIFDVTPCMKASAERTDILMRKIQDLLNRNVSSKQHSTKIVSLQPGFLLTSKQQALERLVTQTEEAIKSLGTDSIAPHNDINHANDVIRDAENCKQLLVRLQEVAQHRNDKHPVEEKLQQVSGDIFNCVCDSIQVMVEKMLKTCKEQCPYVLRDEHTVQEIKKECKKNKQIPVDFVTSCVKHQAGMDVMNRLREVNLMMASQLSEQVTDEVYETLMQSYKILVGDESAIRIDSPPRRSRLSSTDSSRHGASDISITDSTSHISDHSPMATPHLSIKRRSVHNRKLRPKSVVDSVEGLSADDIPSLLPSVRNGEEEDSVTELPNTSHHLQHLVKGIFLNKGRPRRAKTRAPTRSVVKPPDSHSDSISQDLVEGLDTFFRPGSATPTSDDCHSFQLDGSPNHDFASPVLSDDRKTPKLSRNSPLLRGLMTPTPRSRSSDNLEKGSPTSMRKIAGGGDSPLSRRLTGDSLASQQSSDGSLATESAFDHSPGSTLSKTVSPIEGFKEDSVEGLRQLKLKPSPAISQKQRPWSMVTNTDSKSTDLSLLSDGSSPNNSTGNTPDSAEALDSSESSSIDRRLSKDVKLKRASGILHSYFPDRGEFKFLSRYKAMVNNKPSDGPSNAGHDSRDSNFNCRSPEDAHVVR, from the exons atgtcTACACGATCCCAACTCACCAAGGACCTAAACG agaGTATTAAATCCTCCGTGGGCAACAAGGTGAAAATTCTCTTCAAAAATGTGGTTCGCTTGGAAACCAAAGGAGACAAAACCGAGAATAGGGTGTTG gtCTTCTCACCATGCAGAATTTTATTGCTCACAGCCAAAGTGCCAAcaaag attgaCTGTCATTTCCATTATTTGGAAATACAAGCGTTGGAGAGCAAAAGGGGTAACCACCTAAGTTTGACTATAAATGACAAGGTTTATTCTTTCCTAACTGGAGAGGATTCTTCTTGCAGCACTGAGGTGGATAACATGATAGCCGCCCTTAACAATGCTATTAGAAACATTTTCCCTACTGTGCCATTGCAGCACATTATTAAGAAA ATTGAAGTGATACCCAGCACGAGACTGCAGCAGCTGCGGGATCTGGAAGCGATTGCGAGTAGCCAAAGAGAAGTGGGCCCTTGTGGAGGGTTTTCCACTCAGTATGCTTGCTATTGCGATTACCACGGTATGACCTATAGGGAAGAAGTGGCATGGGACAtagataatatttatttttccttaaatacTCGAGAATTAAATCTGAaggattttgaatatttagaTCAGAA GGATTTGATTCCAATAATCAACGCCATGAGGTATAACACCTGGTTCACCAAACTGCGCGCCAACCAAGTGAAATTATCTCATGATAACTTTGATAAAATCCTCCATGTGTTAAGAAAGTCCCTCAATTTGGAGGAGCTTTACCTGGACAATTTGGGTCTAAAGGCtgattttgttaataaattgctGAGCGCCCTTAAGGTCAATACAGTTTCAGCTTTACACACCATAGATTTGAGCTTTAATCCTATAGAAGATAAAG gtgCGTCCTATTTAAGTCAATGCATAAGTAAACTAAACAAGGGAGTAGTGCACATAAATGTGTCCCATTGCAGTTTGAGTTCGAAGGGTATAAATCACATAGCAAGCGCTCTTTGTGCCAACACAACGAACTTTAACACGTTGACCTACCTCAATCTGAGTGGTAATAGTCTTAAGGATGATATTAAT catttacaAAGCTGTTTTTCTCAGTCAAATGCTCTTCAACATATTGATATTTCTTCAACTGatgttattttagaaaat CTTTTTAGTGCGTTAGTGAAAGGTTGTACCACAAATCTGGTGCACCTAAATGTGTCTAGAAACCCCTTTAGTAGCAAGAAAAGCAAGGAAGCTCCGATTTCCTTCAAACAGTTTTTTAGCAGTACTCTTAACCTTAAGTATTTGAATATCTCTCATTGCAAGTTGCCACAGGAAGCGCTCAA AAACTTACTGTTGGGTCTCGCTTGCAACGAATTTACCAAAGAAATGAGTTTGGATATAAGTAATAATGGACTGGGTAGTCATGGTGCTCATGTATTAGAATCTTGCGTGCACGGTGTTAGGTGCATTTCTAGTCTTGATATTTCTGATAACA aTATGGATTCCGATTTGTGTAACGTAGTTCTAGCTATAAGTAAAAACAAGTCTTTGAAACATCTAAATATGGGGCGTAGCATGAAAAAGCACATGTCCCTCATTATGGACTCGGTTGTGCAGGTCATACAAGATGATGAGTGCATATTGCAGAGCCTCATCATTCCAGACTGCAGACTTAGGGgagatttatttaatctatTGAACGCACTAGGGGACAATAAGTCTCTGGAATTATTAG ATATAAGTGGGAACCTCATTGGGGACTCTGGTGCTAGACTGCTGGCGAAAGCGTTACAAATCAACGGCAAACTCAAAACTATTATTTTGGATAGAAATAATATAACTTTACAAGGTTATAATGATTTGGCCTATGCTTTGGAGAGTAACCA AACGTTGCAGTACATTCCATTTCCTATATTCGACGTGACGCCTTGTATGAAGGCCTCAGCTGAACGGACTGATATCCTGATGAGAAAAATCCAGGATTTGCTCAATAGGAATGTGTCTTCCAAGCAGCATAGCACCAAAATTGTGTCTTTGCAGCCTGGTTTCTTGTTGACGTCCAAGCAGCAAGCTCTTGAAag ACTTGTCACTCAAACTGAGGAGGCAATAAAGTCTTTGGGCACCGATTCCATTGCTCCGCACAATGACATAAACCACGCCAATGATGTTATTCGCGACGCGGAAAATTGCAAACAGCTGCTTGTGCGTCTGCAAGAAGTGGCCCAGCACCGGAACGACAAACATCCAGTAGAGGAAAAGTTGCAGCAAGTTTCTGGTGATATTTTTAACTGCGTTTGTGATAGTATACAG GTAATGgtagaaaaaatgttgaagaCTTGCAAAGAACAATGTCCGTATGTGTTGCGGGATGAACATACTGTGCAGGAAATTAAGAAGGAGTGTAAGAAAAACAAGCAAATTCCCGTGGACTTTGTAACAAGCTGTGTGAAGCATCAAGCAGGGATGGATGTGATGAATAGGTTAAG AGAGGTAAACTTGATGATGGCATCACAGCTGAGCGAACAGGTGACGGACGAAGTGTACGAAACGCTGATGCAAAGCTACAAAATCTTGGTAGGAGATGAGAGTGCCATAAGGATAGACTCGCCCCCAAGACGATCGAGACTGAGTAGCACCGATAGCTCCAGACATGGAGCCAGTGATATATCGATTACGGACAGTACTAGTCATATTAGTGATCATTCCCCAATG GCAACTCCTCACTTGTCAATAAAGCGGAGAAGCGTCCATAACAGGAAGCTGCGGCCTAAGTCAGTTGTGGACAGTGTTGAAGGTCTATCAGCCGATGATATTCCCAGCCTATTACCATCCGTTAGGAATGGTGAAGAAGAAGATTCCGTTACAGAGTTGCCTAACACTAGTCATCATTTGCAGCACCTTGTAAAGGgaattttcctaaataaaG GGAGGCCTCGAAGGGCTAAAACTAGAGCCCCTACCAGATCAGTTGTAAAACCCCCTGACTCTCATTCAGACTCAATTTCGcag GATTTAGTCGAAGGCCTCGACACGTTCTTCCGTCCAGGGTCAGCGACTCCCACCTCAGATGACTGTCACTCCTTTCAGCTGGACGGGAGCCCGAACCACGATTTCGCGTCTCCAGTACTGAGCGATGATCGCAAAACTCCGAAATTAAGTCGCAATTCACCGCTTTTGAGGGGATTGATGACTCCCACGCCTCGATCACGCTCCAGCGACAATCTGGAGAAGGGTTCGCCCACATCAATGAGAAAAATTGCCGGAGGAGGAGATTCGCCTTTGAGCCGAAGATTGACCG GAGACAGCTTGGCAAGTCAGCAAAGCAGCGACGGTAGTCTGGCGACCGAATCAGCTTTCGATCACTCCCCTGGAAGCACTTTATCGAAAACTGTGTCCCCTATTGAAGGTTTTAAAG AGGACTCGGTGGAGGGGCTTAGGCAGTTGAAGCTGAAACCTTCGCCAGCGATATCGCAAAAGCAGCGTCCTTGGTCGATGGTCACTAATACCGACTCTAAAAGTACGGATTTGAGTCTGCTGAGTGACGGCTCATCTCCGAATAATTCCACCGGAAACACCCCAGATTCGGCAGAAGCTCTGGATAGTTCAGAATCGAGCTCAATAGATCGACGGTTGTCCAAGGATGTTAAATTGAAAAGGGCGTCGG GTATTTTGCACAGTTATTTTCCTGATCGTGGCGAGTTCAAGTTTCTCTCGCGTTAcaag GCGATGGTCAACAATAAACCGTCGGACGGACCATCCAACGCAGGTCACGATTCGAGGGACAGCAATTTTAATTGTAGGTCTCCCGAAGATGCACATGTTGTTAGGTAG
- the LRR gene encoding F-actin-uncapping protein LRRC16A isoform X1: MSTRSQLTKDLNESIKSSVGNKVKILFKNVVRLETKGDKTENRVLVFSPCRILLLTAKVPTKIDCHFHYLEIQALESKRGNHLSLTINDKVYSFLTGEDSSCSTEVDNMIAALNNAIRNIFPTVPLQHIIKKIEVIPSTRLQQLRDLEAIASSQREVGPCGGFSTQYACYCDYHGMTYREEVAWDIDNIYFSLNTRELNLKDFEYLDQKDLIPIINAMRYNTWFTKLRANQVKLSHDNFDKILHVLRKSLNLEELYLDNLGLKADFVNKLLSALKVNTVSALHTIDLSFNPIEDKGASYLSQCISKLNKGVVHINVSHCSLSSKGINHIASALCANTTNFNTLTYLNLSGNSLKDDINHLQSCFSQSNALQHIDISSTDVILENLFSALVKGCTTNLVHLNVSRNPFSSKKSKEAPISFKQFFSSTLNLKYLNISHCKLPQEALKNLLLGLACNEFTKEMSLDISNNGLGSHGAHVLESCVHGVRCISSLDISDNNMDSDLCNVVLAISKNKSLKHLNMGRSMKKHMSLIMDSVVQVIQDDECILQSLIIPDCRLRGDLFNLLNALGDNKSLELLDISGNLIGDSGARLLAKALQINGKLKTIILDRNNITLQGYNDLAYALESNQTLQYIPFPIFDVTPCMKASAERTDILMRKIQDLLNRNVSSKQHSTKIVSLQPGFLLTSKQQALERLVTQTEEAIKSLGTDSIAPHNDINHANDVIRDAENCKQLLVRLQEVAQHRNDKHPVEEKLQQVSGDIFNCVCDSIQVMVEKMLKTCKEQCPYVLRDEHTVQEIKKECKKNKQIPVDFVTSCVKHQAGMDVMNRLREVNLMMASQLSEQVTDEVYETLMQSYKILVGDESAIRIDSPPRRSRLSSTDSSRHGASDISITDSTSHISDHSPMMLEYLNLATPHLSIKRRSVHNRKLRPKSVVDSVEGLSADDIPSLLPSVRNGEEEDSVTELPNTSHHLQHLVKGIFLNKGRPRRAKTRAPTRSVVKPPDSHSDSISQDLVEGLDTFFRPGSATPTSDDCHSFQLDGSPNHDFASPVLSDDRKTPKLSRNSPLLRGLMTPTPRSRSSDNLEKGSPTSMRKIAGGGDSPLSRRLTGDSLASQQSSDGSLATESAFDHSPGSTLSKTVSPIEGFKEDSVEGLRQLKLKPSPAISQKQRPWSMVTNTDSKSTDLSLLSDGSSPNNSTGNTPDSAEALDSSESSSIDRRLSKDVKLKRASGILHSYFPDRGEFKFLSRYKAMVNNKPSDGPSNAGHDSRDSNFNCRSPEDAHVVR; the protein is encoded by the exons atgtcTACACGATCCCAACTCACCAAGGACCTAAACG agaGTATTAAATCCTCCGTGGGCAACAAGGTGAAAATTCTCTTCAAAAATGTGGTTCGCTTGGAAACCAAAGGAGACAAAACCGAGAATAGGGTGTTG gtCTTCTCACCATGCAGAATTTTATTGCTCACAGCCAAAGTGCCAAcaaag attgaCTGTCATTTCCATTATTTGGAAATACAAGCGTTGGAGAGCAAAAGGGGTAACCACCTAAGTTTGACTATAAATGACAAGGTTTATTCTTTCCTAACTGGAGAGGATTCTTCTTGCAGCACTGAGGTGGATAACATGATAGCCGCCCTTAACAATGCTATTAGAAACATTTTCCCTACTGTGCCATTGCAGCACATTATTAAGAAA ATTGAAGTGATACCCAGCACGAGACTGCAGCAGCTGCGGGATCTGGAAGCGATTGCGAGTAGCCAAAGAGAAGTGGGCCCTTGTGGAGGGTTTTCCACTCAGTATGCTTGCTATTGCGATTACCACGGTATGACCTATAGGGAAGAAGTGGCATGGGACAtagataatatttatttttccttaaatacTCGAGAATTAAATCTGAaggattttgaatatttagaTCAGAA GGATTTGATTCCAATAATCAACGCCATGAGGTATAACACCTGGTTCACCAAACTGCGCGCCAACCAAGTGAAATTATCTCATGATAACTTTGATAAAATCCTCCATGTGTTAAGAAAGTCCCTCAATTTGGAGGAGCTTTACCTGGACAATTTGGGTCTAAAGGCtgattttgttaataaattgctGAGCGCCCTTAAGGTCAATACAGTTTCAGCTTTACACACCATAGATTTGAGCTTTAATCCTATAGAAGATAAAG gtgCGTCCTATTTAAGTCAATGCATAAGTAAACTAAACAAGGGAGTAGTGCACATAAATGTGTCCCATTGCAGTTTGAGTTCGAAGGGTATAAATCACATAGCAAGCGCTCTTTGTGCCAACACAACGAACTTTAACACGTTGACCTACCTCAATCTGAGTGGTAATAGTCTTAAGGATGATATTAAT catttacaAAGCTGTTTTTCTCAGTCAAATGCTCTTCAACATATTGATATTTCTTCAACTGatgttattttagaaaat CTTTTTAGTGCGTTAGTGAAAGGTTGTACCACAAATCTGGTGCACCTAAATGTGTCTAGAAACCCCTTTAGTAGCAAGAAAAGCAAGGAAGCTCCGATTTCCTTCAAACAGTTTTTTAGCAGTACTCTTAACCTTAAGTATTTGAATATCTCTCATTGCAAGTTGCCACAGGAAGCGCTCAA AAACTTACTGTTGGGTCTCGCTTGCAACGAATTTACCAAAGAAATGAGTTTGGATATAAGTAATAATGGACTGGGTAGTCATGGTGCTCATGTATTAGAATCTTGCGTGCACGGTGTTAGGTGCATTTCTAGTCTTGATATTTCTGATAACA aTATGGATTCCGATTTGTGTAACGTAGTTCTAGCTATAAGTAAAAACAAGTCTTTGAAACATCTAAATATGGGGCGTAGCATGAAAAAGCACATGTCCCTCATTATGGACTCGGTTGTGCAGGTCATACAAGATGATGAGTGCATATTGCAGAGCCTCATCATTCCAGACTGCAGACTTAGGGgagatttatttaatctatTGAACGCACTAGGGGACAATAAGTCTCTGGAATTATTAG ATATAAGTGGGAACCTCATTGGGGACTCTGGTGCTAGACTGCTGGCGAAAGCGTTACAAATCAACGGCAAACTCAAAACTATTATTTTGGATAGAAATAATATAACTTTACAAGGTTATAATGATTTGGCCTATGCTTTGGAGAGTAACCA AACGTTGCAGTACATTCCATTTCCTATATTCGACGTGACGCCTTGTATGAAGGCCTCAGCTGAACGGACTGATATCCTGATGAGAAAAATCCAGGATTTGCTCAATAGGAATGTGTCTTCCAAGCAGCATAGCACCAAAATTGTGTCTTTGCAGCCTGGTTTCTTGTTGACGTCCAAGCAGCAAGCTCTTGAAag ACTTGTCACTCAAACTGAGGAGGCAATAAAGTCTTTGGGCACCGATTCCATTGCTCCGCACAATGACATAAACCACGCCAATGATGTTATTCGCGACGCGGAAAATTGCAAACAGCTGCTTGTGCGTCTGCAAGAAGTGGCCCAGCACCGGAACGACAAACATCCAGTAGAGGAAAAGTTGCAGCAAGTTTCTGGTGATATTTTTAACTGCGTTTGTGATAGTATACAG GTAATGgtagaaaaaatgttgaagaCTTGCAAAGAACAATGTCCGTATGTGTTGCGGGATGAACATACTGTGCAGGAAATTAAGAAGGAGTGTAAGAAAAACAAGCAAATTCCCGTGGACTTTGTAACAAGCTGTGTGAAGCATCAAGCAGGGATGGATGTGATGAATAGGTTAAG AGAGGTAAACTTGATGATGGCATCACAGCTGAGCGAACAGGTGACGGACGAAGTGTACGAAACGCTGATGCAAAGCTACAAAATCTTGGTAGGAGATGAGAGTGCCATAAGGATAGACTCGCCCCCAAGACGATCGAGACTGAGTAGCACCGATAGCTCCAGACATGGAGCCAGTGATATATCGATTACGGACAGTACTAGTCATATTAGTGATCATTCCCCAATG ATGCTGGAGTATTTGAATCTT GCAACTCCTCACTTGTCAATAAAGCGGAGAAGCGTCCATAACAGGAAGCTGCGGCCTAAGTCAGTTGTGGACAGTGTTGAAGGTCTATCAGCCGATGATATTCCCAGCCTATTACCATCCGTTAGGAATGGTGAAGAAGAAGATTCCGTTACAGAGTTGCCTAACACTAGTCATCATTTGCAGCACCTTGTAAAGGgaattttcctaaataaaG GGAGGCCTCGAAGGGCTAAAACTAGAGCCCCTACCAGATCAGTTGTAAAACCCCCTGACTCTCATTCAGACTCAATTTCGcag GATTTAGTCGAAGGCCTCGACACGTTCTTCCGTCCAGGGTCAGCGACTCCCACCTCAGATGACTGTCACTCCTTTCAGCTGGACGGGAGCCCGAACCACGATTTCGCGTCTCCAGTACTGAGCGATGATCGCAAAACTCCGAAATTAAGTCGCAATTCACCGCTTTTGAGGGGATTGATGACTCCCACGCCTCGATCACGCTCCAGCGACAATCTGGAGAAGGGTTCGCCCACATCAATGAGAAAAATTGCCGGAGGAGGAGATTCGCCTTTGAGCCGAAGATTGACCG GAGACAGCTTGGCAAGTCAGCAAAGCAGCGACGGTAGTCTGGCGACCGAATCAGCTTTCGATCACTCCCCTGGAAGCACTTTATCGAAAACTGTGTCCCCTATTGAAGGTTTTAAAG AGGACTCGGTGGAGGGGCTTAGGCAGTTGAAGCTGAAACCTTCGCCAGCGATATCGCAAAAGCAGCGTCCTTGGTCGATGGTCACTAATACCGACTCTAAAAGTACGGATTTGAGTCTGCTGAGTGACGGCTCATCTCCGAATAATTCCACCGGAAACACCCCAGATTCGGCAGAAGCTCTGGATAGTTCAGAATCGAGCTCAATAGATCGACGGTTGTCCAAGGATGTTAAATTGAAAAGGGCGTCGG GTATTTTGCACAGTTATTTTCCTGATCGTGGCGAGTTCAAGTTTCTCTCGCGTTAcaag GCGATGGTCAACAATAAACCGTCGGACGGACCATCCAACGCAGGTCACGATTCGAGGGACAGCAATTTTAATTGTAGGTCTCCCGAAGATGCACATGTTGTTAGGTAG